From the Pseudomonas sp. VD-NE ins genome, the window CGCGCCGCACGTGGCGACCATCCATCCGGCGAAACTGGTGCGCGGTCTGGCGCGCACCGTGCAGAACATGGGCGTGAAGATCTACGAAAACAGCCCGGTCACACACTGGCAGGCGGGTAGTTTGCGAACCGCGAAAGCCAGCGTGCGCAGTCGCTGGATCGTGCCAGCCGTCGAAGGTTATTCGGTGACTTTGCCGCCGCTGGGCCGCTATCAATTGCCGGTGCAAAGCCTGATCGTCGCCACCGAGCCGTTGTCTGCTGCGACCTGGGATGAGATCGGCCTCAATCGTGGCCAAGCTTTCAGCGAATTCAGCCGTCAGGTCACTTATGGCCAGCGCAGCGCCGACAATCGGCTGATCTTCGGCGCCCGTGGCGGCTACCAGTTCGCCGGCAAGTTGCGGCATAACTTCGACCTGACCCGCGATGAAGTCGAGCTGCGCCGCTATCTGTTCGGCGAACTGTTCCCGCAACTGAAAAACGTGCAGATCACCCACGCGTGGGGCGGCAACCTCGGCATGTCCCGTCATTTCAAGCCGCACATGCTTTGCGATCGCGCCAACGGCATCGCGCTGTCCGGCGGTTACGGCGGGGAGGGTGTCGGTGCGAGCAATCTCGGCGGCCGCACCCTGGCAGATCTGATTCTTGAGCGCGATACGGAACTGGTTCGCCAGCCATGGGTGCTGCCGGACGGCGGCATTCATGCACTGCGTGCGTGGGAACCGGAGCCGTGCCGCTGGCTTGGCTACAACGCGATCATCAAAAGCTTCGTCCATGAAGACCAGACCCTGGCGAACCCGGCGACCGCGCCATGGCGGCGCAAACTCGCCAGCCAGGTGGCGGGTTTCATGGAAGGTTTCATGCACTAAAAGCCGTTTATTTAAAAGACAGGTCAGACCATGAGCATTACCCAGTTTAAAAACACCGCAACCCTGCAACTGGATGAGTCCAACCCGGTGGCCGTGCCCCTCGGCGAACCGATCGCGATCGCCTCGACCACCAGCGTCGAACGCGACGACGGCGTTGAAACCGGCGTCTGGGAATGCACGCCCGGGCGCTGGCGTCGGCAGATCACCGCGCAGGAGTTCTGCCATTTCATTTCCGGGCGCTGCACGTTCACCCCCGACGGTGGCGGCGAGACCCTGCACATACAAGGTGGCGACGCACTGATGTTGCCGGCCAACACGCTCGGGGTCTGGGATATCCAGGAAACCGTGCGTAAGAGTTACGTGCTGATTTTCTGATTGTTTGATCCTTTGATTGCCTGCCAACAAAAAAGAAAACCCACACAGGAATCGATCCATGATCCGCAAGACCCTCGCTCTGGCACCGCTGATGCTCGCCGTTTCCCTTGCTCAGGCAGCGGAAACGGTCAAGGTTTACAACTGGTCCGACTACATCGCGCCCGACACCACCAAGAACTTCGAGAAAGAGACGGGCGTTGGCGTCACCTATGACGTCTACGACAGCAACGAAACCCTCGATGGCAAGTTGATGACCGGTAAATCCGGTTACGACGTGGTGT encodes:
- a CDS encoding FAD-dependent oxidoreductase, which gives rise to MPAWRTISLWMDQLDEPLTARPELERDLDVDVAIIGAGYTGLWTAYYLKKLAPGLDIAIVEAQTAGFGASGRNGGWLMGNLLGEDRLLAGLSPEQRRASFDLLHSIPDEVEIVLEREGIDCDYRKGGVLYCAARYPEQEASLREYLAKLHAQGLTDDDYRWLSPEQLAQQIRVAKPYGGIYAPHVATIHPAKLVRGLARTVQNMGVKIYENSPVTHWQAGSLRTAKASVRSRWIVPAVEGYSVTLPPLGRYQLPVQSLIVATEPLSAATWDEIGLNRGQAFSEFSRQVTYGQRSADNRLIFGARGGYQFAGKLRHNFDLTRDEVELRRYLFGELFPQLKNVQITHAWGGNLGMSRHFKPHMLCDRANGIALSGGYGGEGVGASNLGGRTLADLILERDTELVRQPWVLPDGGIHALRAWEPEPCRWLGYNAIIKSFVHEDQTLANPATAPWRRKLASQVAGFMEGFMH
- a CDS encoding cupin domain-containing protein, producing the protein MSITQFKNTATLQLDESNPVAVPLGEPIAIASTTSVERDDGVETGVWECTPGRWRRQITAQEFCHFISGRCTFTPDGGGETLHIQGGDALMLPANTLGVWDIQETVRKSYVLIF